DNA sequence from the bacterium genome:
CCGAAGACCCCGACGGTTACCGCATCGAGCTCTTGAGCCCGAAGAGGAGAGATTGATGGCGGTGCTCGCGAACCTCCTGATCATCGAGGCTCCGGCCGGCCGCGAGGCCGAGCTCGAGCGCCGGCTCAGCGTTTTCGTCCTCCAGAGCCGCCAAGCCGAGGGCTGTCTCAGCTACGAGCTCTTTCAATCCTTCGACGCGGCGACCCGTTTTCTGCTCCAGATCCGCTGGCGCGACCGCGCGAGCTTGGACCGGCATTTGGCTTCGGAGGAGCTGAAGC
Encoded proteins:
- a CDS encoding putative quinol monooxygenase, which codes for MAVLANLLIIEAPAGREAELERRLSVFVLQSRQAEGCLSYELFQSFDAATRFLLQIRWRDRASLDRHLASEELKRFLEDSSALVAASFAVAYRNFLPEGEDPSS